A region from the Riemerella anatipestifer genome encodes:
- a CDS encoding alpha-ketoacid dehydrogenase subunit alpha/beta, whose translation MSTTYIESQKVSFEDFKNSILNDYKLGRISREMSYLGRREVLTGKAKFGIFGDGKELPQLAMARVFRNGDFRSGYYRDQTFALAIQAVSVESFFAQLYADTSVEREPASAGRQMNGHYATRSLNEDGSWKNLTEQKNISSDISPTAGQMPRLLGLAQASKIYKEIQFEGSEKFSRNGNEVAFGTIGDASTAEGHFWETLNAACALQVPMIVSIWDDGYGISVPTHNQRAKADITEMLSGFQRKEGKAEGCEIITVKAWDYPALLDAYARAEDFARNQSIPVVVHVKEVTQPQGHSTSGSHERYKSEERLNWEAEYDGLKQFREWILNYSIEIDGQAEILATAEELDALDKEAKKEVKEGQKRAWEAYQNAIKSVKYKGLSAVEKLKAQNTQVESLLQDFGKIISVGKREVFHLMRKALWLTRGQDSAERKDLEKTYQELLLQEQDHYSSHLYSQSQWKATNVKEVKPIYSDNSEEVDGRVVVRNNFDKIFEKYPQTLVFGEDTGNIGDVNQGLEGMQEKYGATRVADTGIREATILGQGIGMAMRGLRPIAEIQYLDYILYCLQGMSDDLATVQYRTKGGQKSPVIIRTRGHRLEGIWHSGSPMAGILNLSKGILVLVPRNLTKAAGFYNTMLQSDEPAVIVECLNGYRLKEKQPDNLGEFTVPVGKIEVTKEGADVTLVTYGSTWRVVMEAAKELEQLGISAEVIDVQSLIPFDLEHEIAKSVQKTNRLVVIDEDVEGGTSAFILQQILEKQKAFRYLDSDPVTITAKNHRPAYASDGDYFSKPSVDDIVEEVYAVFHETNPNKFPKI comes from the coding sequence ATGAGTACAACTTACATAGAGTCTCAAAAAGTGTCTTTTGAGGATTTTAAAAATAGTATTTTAAACGATTATAAACTAGGGAGAATTTCCCGAGAAATGTCCTATCTAGGTAGGAGAGAGGTGCTTACAGGAAAAGCAAAATTTGGTATCTTTGGTGATGGTAAAGAGTTGCCACAGTTGGCGATGGCAAGGGTATTTAGAAACGGCGACTTTAGGTCGGGATATTACAGAGACCAGACTTTTGCCTTAGCAATACAAGCCGTAAGTGTAGAGAGTTTTTTCGCACAGCTTTATGCAGATACAAGTGTAGAAAGAGAGCCCGCATCGGCAGGAAGACAAATGAACGGGCATTACGCTACTAGAAGCCTTAACGAAGATGGCAGTTGGAAAAACTTAACAGAACAGAAAAACATTTCTTCCGATATATCACCTACGGCGGGGCAGATGCCTAGACTTTTAGGTTTGGCACAAGCCTCCAAAATTTATAAAGAAATCCAGTTTGAAGGTTCAGAAAAATTCTCTCGCAATGGCAACGAAGTAGCTTTTGGGACGATAGGAGATGCCTCCACTGCGGAAGGTCATTTTTGGGAAACCCTCAATGCTGCGTGTGCCTTGCAAGTCCCTATGATTGTAAGTATTTGGGACGATGGCTACGGTATTTCTGTGCCTACACACAACCAAAGAGCCAAAGCAGATATTACCGAAATGCTATCAGGTTTCCAAAGAAAAGAAGGTAAAGCTGAAGGTTGCGAAATCATTACCGTAAAGGCGTGGGATTATCCAGCTTTGTTAGACGCTTACGCTAGAGCAGAAGATTTTGCAAGGAATCAAAGCATTCCAGTGGTAGTTCACGTTAAAGAAGTTACGCAGCCACAAGGGCACTCCACATCGGGTTCTCACGAAAGATACAAATCAGAAGAGCGATTGAATTGGGAAGCAGAGTACGATGGTCTTAAACAGTTTAGAGAATGGATACTCAATTATAGCATAGAAATAGACGGACAAGCGGAAATTCTTGCTACGGCAGAAGAATTAGATGCCTTAGATAAAGAAGCAAAAAAGGAAGTTAAGGAAGGACAAAAAAGAGCGTGGGAAGCTTACCAAAACGCTATTAAATCTGTTAAGTATAAAGGTCTATCGGCGGTAGAAAAACTTAAAGCTCAAAATACTCAAGTAGAGTCTTTATTGCAAGATTTTGGTAAAATCATATCAGTTGGAAAGAGAGAAGTGTTCCATCTGATGAGAAAAGCACTATGGCTTACAAGAGGGCAAGATTCTGCGGAAAGAAAAGATTTAGAAAAGACTTATCAAGAGCTTTTATTGCAGGAGCAAGACCATTATTCATCTCATCTTTACTCTCAATCTCAATGGAAGGCAACTAATGTAAAAGAAGTAAAGCCAATTTATAGTGATAATTCCGAAGAAGTGGACGGAAGGGTAGTGGTAAGAAATAATTTTGATAAAATATTTGAAAAATATCCACAAACCTTAGTTTTTGGAGAAGACACAGGGAACATTGGTGATGTAAACCAAGGTCTAGAAGGAATGCAGGAGAAGTATGGCGCAACGAGAGTGGCAGATACAGGGATTAGAGAAGCCACTATCTTAGGTCAAGGGATTGGTATGGCGATGAGAGGGCTTCGTCCAATTGCAGAAATTCAATATTTAGACTACATTCTCTACTGTTTGCAAGGTATGAGTGATGATTTGGCAACAGTACAATACAGAACTAAAGGGGGACAAAAATCTCCAGTAATTATAAGAACCAGAGGGCATAGATTAGAAGGAATTTGGCATTCAGGCTCTCCTATGGCGGGGATACTTAACTTGTCCAAAGGAATTTTGGTATTAGTTCCTAGAAACTTAACTAAAGCAGCTGGGTTTTACAACACAATGTTACAAAGTGATGAACCTGCGGTAATTGTGGAGTGTCTTAATGGTTATCGTTTAAAAGAAAAACAGCCAGACAACCTAGGCGAGTTTACCGTGCCTGTGGGTAAAATAGAGGTAACGAAAGAAGGGGCAGATGTTACCCTTGTTACTTATGGTTCTACTTGGCGTGTGGTGATGGAGGCAGCTAAAGAACTAGAGCAGTTAGGCATTTCAGCGGAAGTGATAGATGTTCAGTCGTTAATTCCGTTTGACTTAGAGCACGAAATTGCGAAAAGCGTTCAGAAGACCAATCGTTTGGTGGTGATAGATGAGGATGTGGAAGGAGGAACTTCTGCCTTTATTCTTCAGCAAATTTTAGAAAAACAAAAAGCCTTTAGATATTTGGATAGCGACCCAGTAACCATTACGGCTAAAAACCACAGACCAGCTTATGCTAGTGATGGAGATTACTTTAGTAAACCATCTGTGGACGATATAGTGGAGGAAGTTTATGCGGTGTTTCACGAAACCAATCCAAATAAATTCCCTAAAATATAA